A part of Arachis hypogaea cultivar Tifrunner chromosome 12, arahy.Tifrunner.gnm2.J5K5, whole genome shotgun sequence genomic DNA contains:
- the LOC112727821 gene encoding uncharacterized protein isoform X2, giving the protein MEVEQAKPKPTPKRFVKNQIPDSILNDAALNAAISVLPHNYNFEVHKCVWRVLSTGAKRVALQFPEGLLMYSLPLSDIFTTFAAVDRCYVLGDVTYGACCVDDFCAAALSADLLIHYGHSCLVPIDSTTIPCLYVFVDIKIDVSHLVDTVKLNLESRAQNLVLAGTIQFASAIRAAKPELEKSGFRVLVPQSKPLSAGEVLGCTAPKVSLMDSFSENPENSVLVFVADGRFHLEAIMIANPGIKAFRYDPYIGKLFLEEYDHVGMKESRKGAILRAREEARNWGVVLGTLGRQGNPKILERLEKNMKEKGFLYTVFLMSEISPARIALFEDSVDAWIQIACPRLSIDWGDAFGKPVLNPFEAEIALGVIPGWWEKKKNVLVAKVQEGCEDGGVSCQKSGDSSCECSCGEDENGNGKSDFGGEYPMDYYSQDGGEWNSSYVKKSSRPMRRTGC; this is encoded by the exons ATGGAGGTGGAGCAAGCTAAGCCAAAGCCAACGCCGAAGCGGTTTGTGAAGAACCAAATCCCTGATTCCATCCTCAACGACGCGGCCCTCAACGCCGCCATCTCCGTTCTCCCTCACAACTACAACTTCGAGGTCCACAAATGCGTTTGGCGCGTTCTTTCCACCGGCGCCAAGCGCGTTGCCCTTCAGTTCCCCGAGGGCCTCCTCATGTACTCCCTCCCTCTCTCCGACATCTTCACTACCTTCGCCGCCGTCGACCGCTGCTACGTCCTCGGTGACGTCACCTACGGCGCTTGTTGTGTCGACGACTTCTGCGCCGCTGCGCTCTCCGCCGACCTCCTCATCCACTACGGCCACAGCTGCCTTGTCCCCATCGATTCCACCACCATCCCCTGTCTCTACGTCTTCGTTGACATCAAAATCGACGTTTCCCATTTGGTTGATACCGTTAAATTGAACCTCGAATCTCGCGCCCAGAACCTCGTATTAGCTGGTACTATTCAGTTTGCATCTGCAATTAGGGCTGCGAAGCCGGAATTGGAGAaatcagggtttagggttttggtacCGCAGTCCAAGCCTCTTTCGGCCGGTGAGGTTCTTGGCTGCACTGCTCCCAAGGTTTCATTAATGGATTCGTTTAGTGAGAATCCTGAGAATAGCGTTTTGGTATTTGTAGCTGATGGAAGGTTTCATCTTGAGGCGATCATGATAGCTAATCCTGGGATTAAGGCTTTTAGGTATGACCCTTACATTGGGAAGTTGTTTCTGGAAGAGTATGATCACGTGGGAATGAAGGAATCTAGGAAAGGTGCGATTTTGAGAGCGAGGGAGGAAGCTCGGAATTGGGGTGTTGTTTTGGGGACTTTGGGTAGGCAAGGGAACCCTAAGATTCTGGAGAGATTGGAAAAGAATATGAAGGAAAAAGGGTTCCTTTACACTGTTTTCTTGATGTCTGAGATTAGCCCTGCAAGGATTGCATTGTTTGAGGACTCCGTGGATGCTTGGATTCAGATTGCTTGTCCTCGGTTATCGATTGATTGGGGTGATGCTTTTGGGAAACCAGTGCTCAATCCCTTCGAGGCAGAGATCGCGTTGGGGGTGATACCTGGCTGgtgggagaagaagaaaaatgtgtTGGTGGCAAAGGTGCAGGAAGGTTGTGAAGATGGTGGTGTAAGTTGCCAGAAGAGTGGTGATTCTTCCTGTGAGTGTAGCTGTGGAGAAGATGAAAATGGAAATGGAAAGAGCGATTTTGGTGGTGAATATCCAATGGACTATTATTCTCAAGATGGTGGGGAGTGGAATTCCTCTTATGTGAAGAAGTCCTCTCGTCCT ATGAGGCGGACAGGCTGTTGA
- the LOC112727821 gene encoding uncharacterized protein isoform X1 yields MEVEQAKPKPTPKRFVKNQIPDSILNDAALNAAISVLPHNYNFEVHKCVWRVLSTGAKRVALQFPEGLLMYSLPLSDIFTTFAAVDRCYVLGDVTYGACCVDDFCAAALSADLLIHYGHSCLVPIDSTTIPCLYVFVDIKIDVSHLVDTVKLNLESRAQNLVLAGTIQFASAIRAAKPELEKSGFRVLVPQSKPLSAGEVLGCTAPKVSLMDSFSENPENSVLVFVADGRFHLEAIMIANPGIKAFRYDPYIGKLFLEEYDHVGMKESRKGAILRAREEARNWGVVLGTLGRQGNPKILERLEKNMKEKGFLYTVFLMSEISPARIALFEDSVDAWIQIACPRLSIDWGDAFGKPVLNPFEAEIALGVIPGWWEKKKNVLVAKVQEGCEDGGVSCQKSGDSSCECSCGEDENGNGKSDFGGEYPMDYYSQDGGEWNSSYVKKSSRPVRRISVSSVATSAISQQS; encoded by the coding sequence ATGGAGGTGGAGCAAGCTAAGCCAAAGCCAACGCCGAAGCGGTTTGTGAAGAACCAAATCCCTGATTCCATCCTCAACGACGCGGCCCTCAACGCCGCCATCTCCGTTCTCCCTCACAACTACAACTTCGAGGTCCACAAATGCGTTTGGCGCGTTCTTTCCACCGGCGCCAAGCGCGTTGCCCTTCAGTTCCCCGAGGGCCTCCTCATGTACTCCCTCCCTCTCTCCGACATCTTCACTACCTTCGCCGCCGTCGACCGCTGCTACGTCCTCGGTGACGTCACCTACGGCGCTTGTTGTGTCGACGACTTCTGCGCCGCTGCGCTCTCCGCCGACCTCCTCATCCACTACGGCCACAGCTGCCTTGTCCCCATCGATTCCACCACCATCCCCTGTCTCTACGTCTTCGTTGACATCAAAATCGACGTTTCCCATTTGGTTGATACCGTTAAATTGAACCTCGAATCTCGCGCCCAGAACCTCGTATTAGCTGGTACTATTCAGTTTGCATCTGCAATTAGGGCTGCGAAGCCGGAATTGGAGAaatcagggtttagggttttggtacCGCAGTCCAAGCCTCTTTCGGCCGGTGAGGTTCTTGGCTGCACTGCTCCCAAGGTTTCATTAATGGATTCGTTTAGTGAGAATCCTGAGAATAGCGTTTTGGTATTTGTAGCTGATGGAAGGTTTCATCTTGAGGCGATCATGATAGCTAATCCTGGGATTAAGGCTTTTAGGTATGACCCTTACATTGGGAAGTTGTTTCTGGAAGAGTATGATCACGTGGGAATGAAGGAATCTAGGAAAGGTGCGATTTTGAGAGCGAGGGAGGAAGCTCGGAATTGGGGTGTTGTTTTGGGGACTTTGGGTAGGCAAGGGAACCCTAAGATTCTGGAGAGATTGGAAAAGAATATGAAGGAAAAAGGGTTCCTTTACACTGTTTTCTTGATGTCTGAGATTAGCCCTGCAAGGATTGCATTGTTTGAGGACTCCGTGGATGCTTGGATTCAGATTGCTTGTCCTCGGTTATCGATTGATTGGGGTGATGCTTTTGGGAAACCAGTGCTCAATCCCTTCGAGGCAGAGATCGCGTTGGGGGTGATACCTGGCTGgtgggagaagaagaaaaatgtgtTGGTGGCAAAGGTGCAGGAAGGTTGTGAAGATGGTGGTGTAAGTTGCCAGAAGAGTGGTGATTCTTCCTGTGAGTGTAGCTGTGGAGAAGATGAAAATGGAAATGGAAAGAGCGATTTTGGTGGTGAATATCCAATGGACTATTATTCTCAAGATGGTGGGGAGTGGAATTCCTCTTATGTGAAGAAGTCCTCTCGTCCTGTAAGGAGAATTTCTGTATCTTCGGTTGCTACTAGTGCCATTTCTCAGCAGTCTTAA
- the LOC112730325 gene encoding DEAD-box ATP-dependent RNA helicase 10, whose product MTSPQTPKTARAGRSGVAISLVNQYELEWYIQIEKLIGKKLPEYPAQEEEVLLLEERVSEAKRLSVMKMKEEAMGKKKRRGESDYGEEDIDKYLGLKDKKSSKKFRR is encoded by the exons ATGACATCCCCACAAACTCCAAA GACTGCTCGTGCAGGGCGTTCTGGGGTTGCAATTTCCCTTGTGAACCAATATGAGCTGGAGTGGTACATTCAAATAGAGAAACTTATAG GCAAGAAGCTACCAGAATATCCTGCACAAGAAGAGGAAGTTCTACTTTTGGAAGAGCGGGTTAGCGAGGCCAAACGATTATCAGTAATG AAAATGAAGGAGGAAGCCATGGGGAAGAAGAAACGGAGAGGTGAATCAGATTATGGCGAAGAAGATATTGACAAATACTTAGGTCTCAAGGATAAGAAATCATCCAAAAAGTTTAGAAGATGA